The nucleotide sequence GAAAGGAATTGGAATTTGCGGTAAAAAGCGTTTTAAATGATTTGGGAATAAAGGTATCAATGGAGAGAAGCCAAGTACGCCCTGCAAAACTCGGCAAACAAGTTAAGCTTAGACGCAAGAAAAAGGCTAAAAAACAAGAAGCTCTTAAAGATACGGAATAAACCCGTATCTTTAAGGCTGAAAATTACAGATATTAAACTCTGATAAGTTTATGAGCTATCGGGGCAGGATTTTTGATTGTGGCGTGTACCGGACAGCTGTCGTCAACCAAAGCCATAAATTTTTCAAGCTCCTCATCGGAAGCATCGGACTTAATATGATATATTGTTTCAATATCGGAAAGTCCCAGTGTACCCGGTCTAAAAAAGCCTATACATTCAACAGCCAAATAATCCAGTTTGAGACCTTTTTTCTTTGCAATTACCTTTGAAGTA is from Treponema denticola and encodes:
- a CDS encoding OsmC family protein, with protein sequence MAKEFRTKAEIDLGEGFKVECEASGKKIIADEPLSFGGTDLGMNPIELLLSGLGACKCVTSKVIAKKKGLKLDYLAVECIGFFRPGTLGLSDIETIYHIKSDASDEELEKFMALVDDSCPVHATIKNPAPIAHKLIRV